The genomic interval AAAAgtataaattaagaaaacatAACGAAATATGTTCGCATGATGTTGGTCACAAAAGCAACATAGTTTGTTAATGATTTCAAAACAGGCGATACAGTAAAGCATCGTTCATTGGTCACTTTCAAATTCGTCTCTGATTATATCCAATGCAAAGACACGTGTTCAATTGTTAATGTCTTAACATATAATATTCATCttacgggcttgtgatatagctcagttggcaagtctgtttcttcctgagccgatgtccgcgagttcgagcccaagagtaaatatcgaacactgttgcaccggataagtttttcaatatttgtccgccaactggaacgttgataaagtcgcgaatgccataaagatggtaaaacgactataatcgaaacaaaaaaaaaaaaaatattcatcttAAAACTAAAGCAAGTTAAGAACTAAAACGATCAACTTTTTCGATTAACCAACCATTCATGACTACCAATTTTGGGTAACATTTAGCTGAAGatgataaaattattgatttcaagGTAACTAGAATTGAATAAAACAATCTGACTAATTCAAGAGACTGAATGATCTAATTGAACTCCAGTAAATCTAggtaaatcaatttttcatattactAAGTGTCACAAAAGTTTACAGTCACATCTTTTATTATCTTTATAAAGAACAAAttgctgttgttgtttacaTGAGACTTCTTACAGCAATGGTGTTCGATATTCTTCCAATCGTAAATGAAAACGCTAAACTTTATACGTTCATCTGACTTTATTTCttacattcaaatttttgccaAGGAATCGAACCTACCGGTTCAACACCTTTTGACTCTCTAAAGCTCAACACCTTAACCAAACGAGTCACAGTCAGTTGTGTCTACATTCCGAGCGTAAAGATTTACATCTTAAGCAGCTGGTGCCGCAGAACGAAGAACGGCAATCCCAGTCCGGAACCGAAGAACGCAATGAACATAGCGGTCATCTTGTACCGGTTTCCGAGGCTGAAGGGCAGGTTCTGGAagtcaaaaacaaaatcaatgttACCTTAATAACCCATACTTTTCCTCCTCAAGTCGGACATTATATAATAGAAAAGAGGATAATCACATACCTCGCCGGGAATTCCACCGTGGGAGTGCGAGTAGCGGACCAGGTTGGTCATTCCGGAACGGGAAACGGTGGCGACGCGACCCAACATGTTGGCTGCAACGAAAACGGAATGGTTTTAGCAGGCAAATAGTGAGATAAGGATGCAAATCTTACCTTGAATTGATTTTCTCGTACGAGCTGCGTAAAATACTCGTGAATGCGAAAACGGGGGCTGATTTAT from Uranotaenia lowii strain MFRU-FL unplaced genomic scaffold, ASM2978415v1 HiC_scaffold_623, whole genome shotgun sequence carries:
- the LOC129760483 gene encoding cytochrome c oxidase subunit 7C, mitochondrial-like gives rise to the protein MLGRVATVSRSGMTNLVRYSHSHGGIPGENLPFSLGNRYKMTAMFIAFFGSGLGLPFFVLRHQLLKM